From Cupriavidus taiwanensis, a single genomic window includes:
- a CDS encoding lytic transglycosylase domain-containing protein: MVALTASALLASAARADCLDDAAKFHGVSPSLLRSIALQESGMRPWVTNRNGNGSEDIGLMQINSIHLPRLGRYGITRAHLFDGCINAYVGAWILRENIQRFGPTWKAVGAYNASSPDKQLRYANQIHARWQALQRAALR; the protein is encoded by the coding sequence ATGGTGGCGCTCACGGCATCCGCCTTGCTGGCCAGCGCAGCTCGTGCCGACTGCCTCGATGATGCCGCGAAGTTCCATGGGGTCAGCCCCTCCTTGCTCCGGAGCATCGCGTTGCAGGAGTCGGGCATGCGGCCGTGGGTCACGAATCGCAATGGCAACGGTTCGGAGGATATCGGCCTCATGCAGATCAACTCGATCCACCTGCCGCGCCTGGGCAGGTATGGGATCACGCGCGCCCACCTGTTTGATGGGTGCATCAATGCCTACGTCGGCGCGTGGATTCTGCGCGAGAACATCCAGCGCTTCGGACCAACGTGGAAGGCGGTCGGGGCCTACAACGCCTCCTCGCCCGACAAGCAGTTGCGCTACGCCAACCAGATTCATGCGCGGTGGCAGGCGCTGCAGCGCGCCGCCTTGCGGTAG
- a CDS encoding toxin co-regulated pilus biosynthesis Q family protein yields the protein MSGLILVPAVHASQLSNDGWQQLQAPRAAKAAASQTLLAANTPSAGAAPSKASTPAVPNIAPAAGAVFRLVKGEALQQQLQNWASRAGWTVAWNVPDGWIVPGDKDYGSDFESAVKRVVEELANNGADVVGDSWRGNRTVIISQNGMVQ from the coding sequence TTGAGCGGCCTGATCCTTGTGCCGGCGGTGCACGCCTCGCAGCTGTCGAACGACGGCTGGCAGCAACTGCAGGCGCCACGTGCCGCCAAGGCTGCTGCCAGCCAGACATTGCTGGCCGCCAATACACCATCCGCAGGCGCAGCGCCGAGCAAGGCCAGCACGCCGGCCGTGCCGAACATCGCGCCGGCGGCCGGGGCCGTGTTCCGGCTTGTCAAAGGGGAGGCACTTCAACAGCAGCTTCAGAACTGGGCGAGCCGGGCCGGGTGGACGGTGGCCTGGAACGTGCCGGACGGCTGGATCGTGCCCGGCGACAAGGACTACGGCAGCGACTTCGAAAGCGCAGTCAAGCGGGTGGTGGAGGAGCTGGCCAATAACGGCGCCGACGTGGTGGGGGATAGCTGGCGCGGCAATCGCACGGTGATTATCAGCCAAAACGGGATGGTCCAATGA
- the pilV gene encoding shufflon system plasmid conjugative transfer pilus tip adhesin PilV, translating into MEAILGYLVALMLSMLSLAGFATWAKAGVTNVQTAAAASQMLVFDKAALQFVQDESATLVAQATASVPVNVTPAMLINGGYLPAGFSATNVFGQTWLLQVLQPTPNNLQALVTSQGGRPITDTRQLVQIAAQAGAQGGFVPYAGQNGDPTMVATRAYGAYGAWQVPLDNYANPGSGRLASLLAFTGAQANNGYLYRVQVPGHPELNRMQTSIDMAGNDVSNAARVTATTALTSGGDTYLTSTGAPGTACGVETSTRRSTTGTGHVICAGGIWQAVGTAVANIYEGLWCGNNGQIATSATNVGFICKSNRYIALNNALGNMTVTRKIENVTDGMTFSKDNCPGGTAWALYTPKQEMVNITGNVMPPIQGTYFSMNDWGTTWYAQASAISPAAWYSGNDTGALGGRLVGTVTTGCTF; encoded by the coding sequence ATGGAAGCCATCCTCGGATATCTCGTCGCGCTGATGCTCTCGATGCTGAGCCTTGCCGGCTTCGCGACGTGGGCAAAGGCCGGCGTGACGAACGTGCAGACCGCCGCCGCGGCGAGCCAGATGCTTGTCTTCGACAAGGCCGCCCTGCAGTTCGTGCAGGACGAATCCGCCACGCTGGTTGCTCAGGCAACTGCAAGCGTGCCTGTCAACGTTACGCCGGCCATGCTCATCAACGGCGGCTATCTGCCAGCCGGGTTCTCGGCGACCAATGTGTTCGGCCAGACCTGGCTGCTTCAGGTTCTGCAGCCGACGCCAAACAACTTGCAGGCGCTCGTCACGTCGCAGGGCGGGCGGCCGATCACCGACACCCGCCAGCTCGTGCAGATCGCTGCGCAGGCGGGTGCGCAAGGGGGCTTCGTACCCTACGCCGGACAAAACGGCGATCCGACGATGGTGGCAACCCGCGCCTATGGGGCATACGGCGCGTGGCAGGTGCCGCTTGACAACTACGCGAACCCGGGCAGCGGCCGGCTCGCGTCTTTGCTCGCCTTTACCGGCGCGCAGGCCAACAACGGCTATCTATATCGGGTGCAGGTTCCGGGCCATCCGGAACTCAATCGGATGCAGACGTCGATCGACATGGCAGGCAACGACGTCAGCAATGCCGCTCGGGTCACGGCAACGACTGCCTTAACCAGTGGTGGCGATACCTATCTAACAAGTACCGGTGCGCCAGGTACTGCGTGCGGCGTCGAAACGTCGACCCGCCGAAGCACCACTGGCACCGGGCATGTGATCTGTGCCGGCGGCATCTGGCAAGCGGTAGGCACGGCCGTGGCAAACATCTATGAAGGGCTGTGGTGTGGGAACAATGGTCAGATAGCGACCAGCGCGACCAATGTTGGATTCATCTGCAAGAGCAACAGGTATATCGCGCTCAACAACGCGCTGGGCAATATGACCGTTACTCGGAAAATTGAGAACGTTACAGACGGTATGACGTTCTCGAAGGACAACTGCCCGGGTGGTACCGCATGGGCGTTGTACACCCCGAAGCAGGAAATGGTCAACATCACTGGCAATGTGATGCCGCCGATTCAGGGCACGTACTTCTCCATGAACGACTGGGGTACTACATGGTATGCGCAAGCAAGCGCAATCTCTCCTGCCGCATGGTACAGCGGCAACGATACTGGGGCGCTCGGGGGGCGACTCGTGGGCACCGTTACAACTGGATGCACCTTCTAG
- a CDS encoding type II secretion system F family protein: MNGLSWTMRRRLYQQASSQLENGLTLAQVIEDFRERQARRGRKRAAEAAHEVGRQVRDGKTLMAAMGTSLSDLERSVLDAGEKAGQLPDAMRLVLDVRELTTRLRQKLQASFFAPAVYLVTLYVVLLLIGGYIVPQFTDVLPIDKWTGWAYAMYGMGQLAVGWPAPVIFGSLGAYAVWSWWALPRWAGPGRRFFDQHVFPFTVYREITGFSWLMSFVALLRAKVPDIAALEGQIGTASPWLASRLRPIRLGLADGLDLAEAMRQTGNGFPSLDLIDEIGAYAGFDDFTEKITVAVRQNAEVIERQLLAKGMVMSATFTGLMFLAFVVLQLGSNSLSEILTSSMGKL; encoded by the coding sequence ATGAACGGGCTGTCTTGGACGATGCGCCGGCGCCTGTATCAACAGGCATCGAGCCAGTTGGAGAATGGGCTGACTCTCGCCCAGGTCATTGAGGACTTCCGGGAGCGGCAAGCACGGCGAGGCCGCAAGCGCGCCGCTGAGGCGGCGCACGAGGTCGGTCGGCAGGTGCGCGATGGCAAGACGCTGATGGCGGCGATGGGTACGAGCCTCAGTGATCTGGAGCGCAGCGTGCTGGACGCCGGCGAGAAGGCCGGGCAGTTGCCGGACGCTATGCGGCTGGTGCTGGATGTGCGCGAACTGACGACGCGTCTGCGGCAGAAACTGCAGGCCAGTTTTTTCGCGCCGGCCGTGTACCTAGTCACGCTGTATGTCGTCCTGCTGCTGATCGGCGGCTACATCGTGCCGCAGTTCACCGATGTGCTGCCGATCGATAAGTGGACGGGCTGGGCATATGCCATGTACGGAATGGGCCAGTTGGCTGTGGGATGGCCGGCGCCGGTCATCTTCGGGAGCCTCGGTGCCTACGCAGTCTGGAGCTGGTGGGCGTTGCCGAGGTGGGCTGGGCCGGGCAGGCGATTCTTTGACCAGCATGTGTTTCCGTTCACGGTGTACCGAGAGATCACCGGATTCAGCTGGCTGATGTCGTTCGTCGCGCTGCTGCGGGCGAAAGTGCCTGACATCGCAGCGCTGGAAGGCCAGATCGGCACGGCATCGCCATGGCTGGCCTCACGCCTGAGGCCGATTCGACTCGGCCTGGCCGATGGCCTGGACCTCGCCGAAGCCATGCGGCAGACCGGGAACGGCTTCCCTTCGCTGGATCTGATCGATGAAATCGGCGCGTATGCCGGCTTTGACGACTTCACCGAGAAGATCACGGTGGCCGTGCGGCAGAACGCCGAAGTCATCGAGCGGCAACTGCTTGCGAAGGGGATGGTGATGTCGGCGACCTTCACCGGACTGATGTTCCTCGCCTTCGTTGTTCTGCAGCTCGGCTCCAACTCGCTCTCGGAGATCCTCACATCTTCCATGGGCAAGCTCTGA
- a CDS encoding type 4 pilus major pilin: protein MDGILGRIVAIVLGLLALVGIAYAGYNGFQSHKAGVVATNIAQLITNARAGFSQGNNGYTNFTTANIPAMITGGMFPTDMVRGTTLVDTWGNAVTLSAANSGSQGVIRFGGGGAQTAKQCVSTATSLRDFVSLAVGTTTFTQANLPDQATAGAACSATASFTLTFQ from the coding sequence ATGGATGGGATTCTCGGGCGCATCGTCGCCATCGTCTTGGGCCTGCTGGCACTGGTGGGCATCGCATACGCGGGCTACAACGGTTTCCAGAGCCACAAGGCTGGCGTGGTCGCCACCAACATCGCGCAACTGATTACGAATGCCCGCGCTGGATTCTCGCAGGGGAATAACGGCTACACGAACTTCACCACGGCCAACATCCCGGCGATGATCACCGGCGGCATGTTTCCGACGGACATGGTGCGCGGCACGACCCTGGTCGACACGTGGGGAAATGCCGTGACCTTGTCGGCCGCAAACAGCGGCTCGCAAGGCGTGATCCGGTTCGGTGGCGGCGGTGCTCAGACAGCCAAGCAGTGCGTGAGCACCGCGACCTCCCTCCGCGATTTCGTTTCATTGGCCGTTGGGACCACGACCTTCACGCAGGCGAACCTGCCAGACCAGGCCACCGCCGGCGCCGCATGCAGCGCGACCGCGAGCTTCACACTGACTTTCCAGTGA
- a CDS encoding GspE/PulE family protein, with translation MMVKTLSRLWRSPRNASTGGAALAARAEPSVKSDALALPKPPEVLEPHILYPRNLPATFDRVAFNLNHLTAEQASALRQRAAESGLHVEDVAKELGLTDDNVQQVLAVHGCDIYVDARHFGTPRLLTWEAKLRRSGAAPQLRKVSAQELAVLRQQRGSGQLQDTDLQTLTLARRLIADCAVLIASDIHILVREHHTEIQVRIKGDLRTVSALSMRREEGERLIRAMYTGLATVKAATYNPLDVQDAQIAGDALPGTGLSSVRIVRGPAYPVESGGGFLVARLQYREHHEGALKADAVDAAKRLDLRSPKAPGGEFKLGQMGYTPLQVDLISQLLRRPMGVIVVTGPTGSGKTTTLFECTRHQARLFPEKRLITIENPTEYPMDWAIQLTTESERFPEMLRMTLRMDPDAVLLGEIRGVEEAIATLQAAATGHQVLTTLHVTDPFETFSRLVMLDHVRLAMEVIANHNQIIGLIAQRIVPLLCPKCSVELDRAPEPLPDYMLSAMRTWGDLSEVRVRGAGCGHCHGEAIIGQQAVAEVVVTSEQLMQDCINDGVLAARRNHRRREGSDKPMIAHAMDLVLAGRLSPVDAERSVDAIPMRDQL, from the coding sequence ATGATGGTCAAGACCCTATCGCGCCTGTGGCGCAGTCCACGCAACGCCTCGACAGGGGGCGCCGCACTGGCGGCGCGCGCCGAGCCGTCTGTGAAGTCCGATGCCCTGGCGTTGCCGAAGCCTCCCGAGGTGCTTGAGCCGCATATCCTATACCCGCGCAACCTGCCCGCCACCTTCGACCGTGTCGCCTTCAACCTGAACCATCTGACTGCCGAGCAGGCATCGGCGCTTCGCCAGCGCGCCGCGGAAAGCGGCCTGCATGTGGAAGATGTCGCCAAGGAGCTTGGCCTGACCGATGACAACGTGCAGCAGGTGCTGGCTGTGCACGGTTGCGATATTTATGTGGATGCCCGGCATTTCGGCACGCCGCGGCTTCTGACCTGGGAAGCCAAGCTGCGGCGCAGCGGTGCGGCGCCCCAACTGCGCAAGGTGTCCGCGCAGGAGCTTGCCGTGTTGCGCCAGCAGCGCGGTTCCGGTCAACTGCAGGATACGGACCTGCAGACCCTGACCCTCGCGCGCCGGCTGATCGCGGATTGCGCTGTGCTGATCGCCTCGGACATTCACATCCTGGTTCGCGAGCACCACACCGAGATTCAGGTGCGGATCAAGGGAGATCTGCGCACGGTCTCCGCGCTATCGATGCGCCGCGAGGAGGGTGAACGCCTGATCCGCGCGATGTACACGGGCCTCGCCACGGTGAAGGCCGCGACCTATAACCCGCTGGACGTGCAAGACGCGCAGATCGCCGGCGACGCGCTGCCGGGCACCGGGCTTTCGAGCGTGCGGATCGTGCGTGGGCCCGCTTACCCGGTGGAGAGTGGTGGCGGCTTCCTCGTGGCGCGGCTGCAATACCGGGAGCACCATGAGGGCGCGCTGAAGGCGGACGCGGTCGACGCGGCGAAACGACTCGATCTGCGCTCGCCGAAAGCGCCTGGCGGCGAATTCAAGCTCGGCCAGATGGGCTACACGCCGCTGCAGGTGGACCTCATCTCGCAGCTGCTGCGCCGGCCCATGGGCGTGATCGTCGTGACCGGCCCGACCGGGAGCGGCAAGACCACGACGCTCTTCGAATGCACACGGCATCAGGCACGCCTCTTCCCGGAGAAGCGGCTCATCACGATCGAGAATCCCACCGAATATCCGATGGACTGGGCGATCCAGCTCACCACGGAAAGCGAGCGGTTCCCGGAGATGTTGCGCATGACGTTGCGGATGGACCCGGATGCGGTGCTGTTGGGCGAAATCCGCGGTGTCGAGGAAGCGATCGCGACACTGCAGGCGGCGGCGACCGGCCACCAGGTGCTCACCACGCTGCACGTGACCGACCCGTTCGAGACGTTCTCGCGGCTGGTGATGCTGGACCATGTTCGCCTGGCGATGGAGGTGATCGCCAATCACAACCAGATCATCGGCCTCATTGCGCAGCGGATTGTGCCACTGCTGTGTCCGAAATGCTCTGTGGAGCTGGACAGGGCCCCAGAACCACTGCCGGATTACATGCTCAGTGCGATGCGAACCTGGGGCGATCTCTCGGAAGTCCGAGTGCGCGGCGCGGGCTGCGGTCACTGCCACGGCGAAGCCATCATTGGTCAACAGGCGGTAGCTGAAGTTGTCGTGACCAGCGAGCAGCTTATGCAGGATTGCATCAACGACGGCGTATTGGCAGCGCGGCGCAATCATCGGCGCCGGGAGGGTTCGGACAAGCCCATGATCGCGCACGCGATGGACCTTGTGCTGGCGGGACGCCTGAGCCCTGTCGATGCGGAGCGAAGCGTAGACGCCATTCCGATGAGGGATCAACTATGA
- a CDS encoding CAP domain-containing protein, which yields MQNSKLALSVLATAMALALAACGGGGGDDGGSKNPTTPPTTPTTPPQEPTSVPPATTAPVSTYPNGDQRLAAYDALNSLRLKIGVGALKQDDKLDIAADNHLAYMKANSATGHLEVAGNAGFTGANPYDQVVAAGGSEDQWIGQAVSSGAPDAESCLAGFKRSVYHLQAITSNQETVGLSVRDNRCVINFGIVTGAKGGGYGLAQWGGQQLAANAVAYYPADNDSIFGTFYPATENPNPASDLASAGHPIMFRMAAPSSSNVLTVSSFTLTGPGGAAVPVRVLVPANAKAGSVASAIENTSLYAGVVFMLPTQPLTGGTHTATFAGARNGVAISKSWSFTAF from the coding sequence ATGCAAAACTCCAAACTCGCTCTCTCGGTTCTGGCCACTGCCATGGCGCTCGCTCTTGCCGCATGCGGCGGTGGTGGCGGTGACGATGGTGGATCCAAGAATCCCACCACGCCGCCTACAACTCCGACGACGCCGCCGCAGGAGCCGACGTCGGTGCCGCCGGCGACCACAGCTCCGGTATCGACGTATCCGAACGGAGATCAGCGGCTTGCGGCCTATGATGCTTTGAACTCACTCCGCCTGAAGATCGGCGTCGGCGCGCTTAAGCAAGACGACAAGCTCGACATCGCCGCCGATAACCATCTGGCTTACATGAAGGCAAATAGCGCTACAGGCCATTTGGAAGTAGCCGGAAATGCTGGCTTCACTGGTGCGAATCCCTATGATCAAGTGGTTGCAGCGGGCGGGTCGGAGGATCAATGGATTGGCCAAGCTGTGTCTAGCGGGGCGCCCGACGCGGAGAGCTGCCTCGCGGGCTTTAAGCGGTCTGTCTACCATTTACAAGCCATCACCAGCAATCAAGAGACGGTCGGTCTTTCGGTGCGCGACAACCGCTGCGTCATCAACTTTGGCATAGTCACCGGCGCCAAGGGTGGCGGTTATGGTCTCGCGCAATGGGGTGGTCAGCAGCTCGCTGCGAATGCCGTGGCATACTACCCTGCTGACAACGACTCCATATTCGGAACTTTCTACCCAGCTACGGAAAACCCCAATCCGGCGTCGGATCTTGCCAGTGCTGGACATCCGATCATGTTCCGGATGGCGGCACCGTCGTCCTCCAACGTTTTGACCGTATCCAGCTTCACGCTGACTGGCCCTGGCGGAGCAGCGGTTCCGGTACGAGTGCTGGTTCCGGCTAATGCAAAGGCCGGTTCCGTCGCCAGCGCGATCGAGAACACGAGCCTCTACGCTGGCGTGGTGTTCATGCTCCCGACGCAACCCCTCACAGGGGGCACCCACACAGCAACATTCGCAGGTGCTCGCAATGGTGTTGCTATCAGCAAGTCCTGGAGCTTTACGGCGTTCTGA
- a CDS encoding type II secretion system protein GspD, translating into MMMKKSNAARYTASAVAAATLLSGCGVMETRNVQNAIGNEAHAAYADAPRSRPVFRVHEGAWLMGEKIRASKPQPDIYNKHVVFKGTLGSLTEAANWIAQSVGVRATVDASAVASATGGSAPAQPAAGSRPTGPIPMGGTPRVDLAAPLAGASGSGQGAGMAITTPLTLRYEGNFKGFLDAVEAYFWVWSRYNDGTVSFFRTETRTFMLPSLADASSMNGSITTSDSSSGGMAGAGGNGGSSGGSGGRSGQSMNMSVEMKPWETLQATAKAVAGASAEVVVDKNLGTLTVTGDPVQCDRIEQFVKSLAAMYGKQVAIDVQVYEVRVTREDNYGLNLSLAYQSSAGQTGVAFSSVSTPTISGSATPMNLGATIMSGPFAGSKAVVQALSTLGNVSQVVSRSGVTQNGKVLALQTATLQDYVAQSQTTLAANVGSTSSIQTGTVTYGFTSNFLPKVVDGRILMNFDMTLSDLLPLQRFNSGGDANQTSVQLRTMPTNRFTQSITLKPGESLVLTGLRNQKASTTNNGVGEPWMAALGGGVGALKGDTVIAIMISARLL; encoded by the coding sequence ATGATGATGAAGAAGAGCAATGCAGCGCGCTACACCGCGTCCGCCGTGGCGGCCGCCACGCTGCTGTCGGGCTGCGGTGTGATGGAAACGCGCAACGTACAGAACGCCATCGGCAACGAGGCGCACGCCGCATACGCCGATGCGCCTCGCAGCCGCCCGGTGTTCCGGGTGCATGAGGGCGCCTGGCTGATGGGGGAAAAGATCCGCGCCAGCAAGCCGCAGCCGGACATCTACAACAAACACGTGGTGTTCAAGGGCACGCTTGGATCCTTGACGGAAGCTGCAAACTGGATCGCGCAGAGCGTCGGCGTGCGCGCGACCGTGGACGCCTCAGCCGTGGCGTCCGCAACGGGCGGTTCGGCACCAGCGCAACCTGCCGCCGGATCGCGGCCGACTGGGCCAATTCCGATGGGTGGCACGCCCCGAGTGGACCTGGCCGCCCCGTTGGCCGGCGCTTCCGGCTCGGGCCAGGGTGCTGGCATGGCGATCACTACGCCCTTGACCCTCCGTTACGAAGGCAACTTCAAGGGTTTCCTCGATGCCGTCGAGGCGTATTTTTGGGTCTGGTCGCGTTACAACGATGGGACGGTGTCGTTCTTCCGGACGGAAACCCGGACCTTCATGCTGCCGAGCCTCGCGGATGCCTCATCCATGAACGGTTCGATCACCACGTCGGACAGCAGCTCCGGGGGCATGGCCGGCGCCGGCGGGAACGGCGGCAGTTCAGGCGGAAGTGGTGGCCGTAGCGGCCAGTCGATGAACATGTCCGTCGAGATGAAGCCGTGGGAAACGCTGCAGGCGACTGCCAAGGCCGTCGCTGGCGCGAGCGCCGAAGTCGTGGTCGACAAGAACCTTGGCACCCTGACCGTGACGGGCGATCCGGTGCAATGCGATCGCATCGAACAGTTCGTCAAGAGCCTGGCGGCCATGTACGGCAAGCAGGTGGCGATCGACGTGCAGGTCTACGAAGTCCGCGTCACGCGTGAGGACAACTACGGGCTGAACCTGTCGCTCGCCTATCAAAGCTCCGCTGGCCAGACCGGCGTCGCGTTCAGTTCCGTCAGCACGCCGACGATCTCAGGCAGTGCCACCCCCATGAATCTGGGCGCGACCATCATGAGTGGTCCTTTCGCCGGCAGCAAGGCCGTCGTGCAGGCGCTCTCGACGCTTGGCAATGTATCGCAGGTGGTATCGCGCTCGGGCGTCACGCAAAACGGCAAAGTCCTGGCTTTGCAGACCGCCACGCTGCAGGACTATGTCGCGCAGTCGCAAACGACGCTGGCTGCCAATGTCGGTTCCACCAGTTCCATCCAGACCGGAACGGTGACCTACGGCTTTACCAGCAACTTCCTACCCAAGGTGGTCGATGGCCGGATTCTGATGAACTTCGACATGACGCTGTCGGACCTGCTGCCGCTGCAGCGATTCAACTCGGGCGGGGACGCGAACCAGACCAGTGTGCAGCTGCGCACCATGCCGACCAACCGGTTCACGCAGTCGATCACCTTGAAGCCGGGTGAATCGCTGGTGCTCACAGGCCTGCGCAACCAGAAGGCGTCTACGACCAATAACGGCGTCGGCGAGCCGTGGATGGCCGCACTCGGTGGTGGCGTCGGTGCGCTCAAGGGAGACACGGTCATCGCCATCATGATCTCGGCCCGCTTGCTGTAA
- the pilP gene encoding type IV pilus biogenesis protein PilP, with protein sequence MQNRAFNHRWPPAALAFAATVGLSAAAPANAASAMSNPVAAAIASAGGSPGTSQSGTAPSMQPTAAAPAAGVASPTATSTPAAEAVQPLRPTDAPELAALQSQMALWKARAEIAKYKAEAKRAEDSLIAAPAGAAAGAGVASISLAGPMPVGGVAERAPRLAPEAPRVVSLRAFDGHYNAVVEVSGRTIPVQAGDTLDGGWKVVSIDDGGVKLANGKRVRTLRP encoded by the coding sequence ATGCAGAATCGCGCATTCAATCATCGTTGGCCCCCTGCCGCGCTGGCTTTTGCCGCTACCGTCGGCCTCTCGGCTGCCGCCCCTGCCAATGCGGCGTCGGCGATGTCGAACCCTGTCGCAGCGGCGATCGCGTCGGCGGGAGGCAGCCCAGGGACGTCGCAATCTGGCACCGCTCCGTCAATGCAACCGACGGCTGCCGCCCCAGCGGCGGGCGTTGCGAGCCCCACAGCGACGAGCACGCCCGCGGCAGAAGCCGTCCAACCGTTGCGTCCCACTGACGCGCCGGAACTCGCGGCTTTGCAGTCCCAAATGGCTTTGTGGAAGGCGCGCGCTGAGATCGCCAAGTACAAGGCAGAGGCCAAGCGGGCGGAGGATTCGCTGATTGCAGCTCCTGCCGGTGCGGCGGCGGGCGCCGGTGTGGCATCGATTTCGCTGGCCGGTCCGATGCCGGTCGGCGGCGTTGCAGAGCGCGCACCGCGGCTCGCGCCGGAGGCGCCCCGCGTGGTGTCGCTGCGCGCGTTCGACGGTCACTACAACGCGGTTGTGGAAGTCAGCGGTCGAACCATCCCAGTCCAGGCTGGCGACACGCTGGACGGCGGCTGGAAGGTCGTCAGCATCGACGACGGTGGGGTGAAGCTTGCCAACGGCAAGCGCGTGCGCACGCTGAGGCCTTGA
- a CDS encoding prepilin type IV pili translates to MDGILGRIVAIVLGLLALVGIAYAGYNGFQSHKAGVVATNITQLITNARAGFSQGNNGYTNFTTANIASMITGGMFPSDMVRGTALVDPWGNAVTLAAANNGSQGVITFGGGNAQTAKQCVSTALGLKDYVTLAVGSTTFNQTNLPDQATAGAACSATATFTLTFQ, encoded by the coding sequence ATGGACGGAATTCTTGGGCGTATCGTCGCCATCGTGTTGGGTCTGCTGGCTCTCGTTGGCATCGCCTATGCCGGGTACAACGGCTTTCAGAGCCACAAGGCCGGCGTGGTCGCAACCAATATCACGCAGCTGATCACGAATGCGCGAGCAGGGTTCTCGCAGGGGAACAACGGCTATACCAATTTCACTACCGCCAATATCGCTTCGATGATTACTGGCGGTATGTTCCCCTCGGACATGGTGCGCGGCACGGCACTCGTCGACCCCTGGGGCAATGCAGTCACGCTGGCCGCTGCCAACAACGGGTCCCAGGGTGTCATTACCTTCGGCGGCGGCAATGCGCAAACGGCAAAACAATGCGTGAGCACAGCACTGGGCCTGAAGGACTACGTGACGTTGGCGGTCGGCTCGACCACGTTCAACCAGACCAACTTGCCTGACCAGGCCACCGCCGGCGCTGCCTGTAGCGCCACAGCGACCTTCACGCTGACCTTCCAGTAA
- the pilO2 gene encoding type 4b pilus protein PilO2 — translation MAEILSFPGLKGSFAIGLTWQHEEAQPSQGVLRARALELGRNVRWGLVHQSAEGAIQTGFCEAIAGAKPAGLKPLAAVVAGQHRQPWRGLFHLQGSLYWYIAVRQGHAVIAGGDRVGTLEELAPIRERHRALGEWTEVEGTIRDLANMARAAKGVSPMRDVLTGPWKSTSYAVAAAIGVVALLVGGWYWYDQQQAAEREAQLMRQRAVAAAQLANEAARQRAIPWVEEAMPTAFLQACRRAWDRQVLAEAGWTLASWRCKPATSTALTIETTWKRDGGLAANAPGALSTDGNQATATANAPAAFLPSPRAVSATAAAQRSMWTYAQGNGVSLQLTSPPALLPADGNTPVDPWLAMTADIGFGAPPWLGVGEGLDDVAGLRLTEVSYEAAAQLWKGTGKLYAMRDGAVPPAGSQ, via the coding sequence ATGGCTGAGATCCTGTCATTCCCCGGACTGAAGGGCAGCTTCGCCATCGGGCTGACCTGGCAACACGAGGAAGCCCAGCCGAGCCAGGGTGTCCTACGCGCGCGCGCGCTGGAACTCGGCCGGAACGTCCGCTGGGGCCTGGTGCATCAAAGCGCGGAAGGGGCCATCCAGACCGGATTCTGCGAAGCGATCGCCGGCGCGAAGCCGGCCGGGCTGAAGCCGCTCGCCGCGGTCGTTGCCGGCCAGCACCGCCAGCCATGGAGGGGACTCTTCCACCTGCAGGGCAGCCTCTACTGGTACATCGCCGTCCGGCAGGGCCACGCCGTCATTGCCGGTGGCGACCGGGTGGGCACCCTGGAGGAACTGGCACCGATCCGGGAGCGGCATCGCGCCCTTGGGGAATGGACGGAGGTAGAAGGGACGATACGGGATCTCGCCAACATGGCGCGGGCTGCAAAGGGCGTGTCGCCTATGCGGGACGTGCTGACTGGACCTTGGAAGTCGACCTCCTATGCGGTGGCAGCGGCAATCGGCGTCGTGGCGCTTCTCGTCGGAGGCTGGTACTGGTACGACCAACAGCAAGCCGCTGAGCGTGAGGCGCAGTTGATGCGACAGCGCGCGGTTGCCGCCGCGCAGCTCGCCAATGAGGCCGCAAGGCAGCGGGCCATACCCTGGGTCGAGGAGGCGATGCCGACCGCCTTCCTGCAGGCCTGTCGCCGCGCCTGGGACCGGCAGGTCCTTGCGGAGGCCGGCTGGACGCTTGCCAGCTGGCGCTGCAAGCCGGCCACGTCGACCGCCCTGACGATCGAAACCACGTGGAAGCGCGATGGCGGCTTGGCTGCCAATGCTCCCGGAGCGCTTTCCACGGACGGCAATCAAGCGACGGCGACGGCGAATGCGCCGGCGGCATTCCTGCCTTCCCCGCGCGCAGTCAGTGCGACAGCCGCCGCGCAGCGGTCGATGTGGACGTACGCACAGGGTAACGGCGTGAGCTTGCAGTTGACCTCGCCGCCCGCGCTGCTGCCGGCAGACGGCAACACCCCGGTCGATCCGTGGCTCGCCATGACCGCGGACATCGGCTTTGGCGCGCCGCCGTGGCTGGGTGTGGGCGAGGGACTGGATGACGTGGCAGGCCTGCGGCTGACCGAAGTCAGCTACGAAGCAGCTGCCCAGTTATGGAAGGGCACCGGAAAACTGTACGCAATGCGGGACGGTGCAGTGCCGCCCGCTGGGAGTCAATGA